One region of bacterium genomic DNA includes:
- a CDS encoding DUF3098 domain-containing protein — MAKQKKALLHDRPLFGKRNWRWLGIGVGTLIIGYICLMQGPYNNPLSLTVAPILLVLGYCIFIPLGLALRPEEEKKQA; from the coding sequence ATGGCGAAACAAAAAAAAGCGTTACTTCACGATCGTCCGCTGTTTGGGAAACGGAACTGGCGTTGGTTAGGAATTGGCGTCGGGACGCTCATCATCGGATACATCTGTTTGATGCAAGGTCCTTACAACAATCCGCTTTCGTTAACAGTAGCGCCGATTCTACTTGTGCTCGGCTATTGCATTTTCATTCCGTTAGGGTTAGCTTTGCGTCCCGAGGAAGAGAAGAAACAAGCGTAA
- the rimI gene encoding ribosomal protein S18-alanine N-acetyltransferase, which yields MFSGFAGMGQMAIRDATLHDLETVLTIERDSYPDPWGEESFRFLMMQEKGIAIVGAFQFPVGYAFGRVSADEAELLNLAVSRQYRKRNVGRFILAEFLRRCWRFGAANVYLEVRVHNAGAVQLYRTTGFSIVGRRKEYYQDGEDAFIMKLPRSTHVRD from the coding sequence GTGTTTAGCGGTTTTGCAGGGATGGGGCAAATGGCGATTCGTGATGCGACGCTGCACGACCTCGAAACTGTGCTAACCATCGAACGGGATTCCTACCCCGACCCGTGGGGTGAGGAGTCATTCCGGTTTCTTATGATGCAGGAAAAAGGAATCGCGATAGTCGGAGCGTTTCAATTTCCGGTTGGATATGCCTTTGGCAGAGTATCCGCCGACGAAGCTGAATTACTGAACTTGGCGGTGTCCCGTCAGTATCGGAAACGTAACGTCGGCCGGTTTATTCTTGCAGAATTTCTACGCCGGTGCTGGCGATTTGGCGCCGCGAATGTTTATCTGGAAGTGCGCGTCCACAATGCCGGAGCTGTGCAATTATACCGCACAACAGGCTTTTCCATTGTGGGACGGCGAAAAGAGTATTATCAGGATGGGGAGGACGCGTTCATTATGAAATTACCGCGTAGCACCCATGTCCGTGATTGA
- the ftsH gene encoding ATP-dependent zinc metalloprotease FtsH, whose amino-acid sequence MTALLYNAFDRGKEQMTTLAYPRFKELVDNGQVARGTITDRIFLGELKPGVAARTALVPTGKFQTILPYQEVPVEITDLWDAQGVEYEFKEKTNNWFYLILINTLPWVILIGVWIFLLRRMQGGGGGSRGVFNFGKSRAKLITENKNKVTFEDVAGADEAKEELKEVIEFLRDPKKFTRLGGKVPKGVLMLGPPGTGKTLLARAVAGEADVPFFSMSGADFVEMFVGVGASRVRDLFEQGKKHAPCIIFIDEIDAVGRHRGAGLGGGHDEREQTLNQLLVEMDGFESNDGVILIAATNRPDVLDPALMRPGRFDRQVVVDRPDVRGREGILRVHTRKVPIAKDVELSVLAKGTPGLAGAELANLVNEAALCAARRGANSVTMADFEEAKDKVMMGKERRSLLINDQEKRVTAYHEAGHVLVSRFTPGSDPVHKVTIIPRGRAMGLTHYLPVDEKHNYSRAYIEGLLVHLMGGRAAEKIAFDEITTGAGNDIERATNFARKMVCEWGMSDELGPLAYGANEQEIFIGREVSRHQAYSEETSVRIDQEIRRIVQRAADRADEVLRSNIDSLHALAKSLIEREILDAEEIEMVMQGKELPPLRKLALSDQPVNEPKTPDKTEPRPVIEPAWVEKPA is encoded by the coding sequence ATGACTGCGTTGTTGTACAATGCCTTCGACCGCGGCAAAGAGCAAATGACTACCCTTGCCTATCCCCGGTTCAAAGAACTGGTGGATAATGGTCAGGTTGCGCGGGGAACGATTACCGACCGGATTTTCCTTGGTGAATTGAAACCGGGGGTCGCCGCTCGTACGGCATTGGTTCCCACCGGAAAGTTTCAGACAATTCTCCCGTATCAGGAAGTTCCGGTTGAGATTACTGACCTATGGGATGCCCAAGGGGTTGAGTATGAGTTTAAAGAGAAAACCAACAACTGGTTCTACCTCATCCTCATTAATACCCTGCCATGGGTAATCCTCATCGGCGTCTGGATTTTCCTCTTGAGGAGAATGCAAGGCGGCGGCGGCGGTTCCCGTGGTGTCTTCAATTTCGGAAAATCCCGAGCAAAGCTCATCACGGAAAATAAAAACAAGGTCACCTTTGAAGATGTTGCTGGTGCCGATGAAGCGAAAGAAGAGCTAAAAGAAGTCATCGAATTTTTACGTGACCCGAAAAAATTCACCCGGCTTGGTGGTAAAGTTCCGAAGGGCGTATTGATGTTAGGCCCTCCCGGTACTGGAAAAACTTTGTTAGCCCGTGCCGTTGCAGGGGAAGCCGATGTTCCATTCTTTTCGATGAGTGGAGCCGACTTTGTTGAGATGTTTGTCGGTGTCGGTGCAAGCCGCGTCCGCGATTTATTTGAACAGGGTAAGAAACATGCCCCGTGCATCATCTTCATCGATGAAATTGATGCGGTTGGTCGTCATCGCGGCGCTGGTCTCGGCGGAGGACACGATGAGCGGGAACAGACACTGAATCAATTACTCGTCGAAATGGATGGCTTTGAATCGAACGACGGAGTAATTCTTATTGCAGCGACCAATCGTCCCGATGTATTAGATCCGGCGCTGATGCGTCCCGGTCGGTTTGACCGGCAAGTTGTAGTGGATCGTCCCGATGTTCGGGGTCGTGAAGGCATTCTTCGGGTTCATACTCGAAAAGTTCCGATTGCAAAGGATGTTGAGTTATCTGTCTTGGCAAAGGGAACGCCAGGTCTCGCTGGCGCTGAATTAGCGAATTTGGTCAACGAAGCGGCGCTTTGTGCCGCCCGTCGCGGTGCTAATAGCGTTACAATGGCAGATTTCGAGGAAGCAAAAGACAAAGTGATGATGGGGAAAGAGCGTCGTAGCTTACTTATCAACGATCAAGAAAAACGCGTTACTGCCTATCATGAAGCGGGTCACGTTTTGGTCTCCCGGTTTACTCCGGGCAGCGATCCGGTGCACAAAGTGACAATTATCCCCCGCGGGCGGGCGATGGGTCTTACCCATTATCTACCGGTTGACGAGAAACATAACTACTCCCGTGCGTATATTGAGGGATTGTTAGTTCATTTAATGGGCGGACGAGCCGCTGAAAAAATAGCGTTCGATGAGATTACAACCGGTGCTGGCAACGACATCGAAAGGGCGACCAACTTTGCCCGTAAGATGGTTTGCGAATGGGGTATGTCAGACGAGTTGGGACCACTCGCCTATGGTGCGAACGAACAGGAGATTTTCATCGGTCGGGAAGTATCTCGCCATCAAGCTTATAGCGAAGAAACTTCGGTACGAATCGATCAGGAAATCCGACGCATTGTCCAACGTGCGGCCGACCGCGCCGATGAAGTGTTACGCAGCAACATCGATTCTCTGCATGCATTAGCGAAATCGTTAATCGAGCGGGAAATCCTTGATGCCGAAGAAATTGAAATGGTAATGCAAGGCAAGGAATTGCCGCCGTTGCGAAAACTTGCATTGAGTGATCAGCCAGTCAACGAACCGAAAACACCGGATAAAACCGAGCCGCGTCCGGTAATCGAACCAGCTTGGGTGGAGAAACCAGCGTAA
- a CDS encoding tetratricopeptide repeat protein, whose amino-acid sequence MEDWTTQLQADLAKLTETITIAPAKTAVLLPGERRDVAILFLDIKGFTALSETMDHEMVHKVIGGVMVALSRVVEGFGGYVDKYEGDLIMALFGAKVTSEHDCQRAVSCALQMQATIQDIGKILLSKGIELGARIGINYGTVTVGPDPSGHFTAMGDEVNLASRMESNAEVNTVLVTEQVYQICQLWFHWTDLGFITVKGKREPVHVYRPIQLIEPQKLTSASSIRQQSIPMFGRDGLLEESIQRLLHYPLTECTEQFSSAGCRILFFCGDAGIGKTRMLQEIFRGIPAGHFRIVTTTTRSFAQPPFWIWQDVLRQLFDFDGTEHGFLSAWECLGDHQAVLSSAKPFIATLLGLTDDTISSIDPAVRYQNTLYSLRDVMVAFADTQLPLLISIDDYQWIDSASREVFQVLRETFRSKQAMQFIVTTRNQSDSNDFSDKTDTSESQKLFHRIDLLPISEPESKQLAEFVLEQSTIEVPQNNRNRLLETITKKSQGNPYFVTELCYHLLSQETPPSKIQTTTSPEPHAIPATLSTLLRTRIDQMPAQERSCLQFCSVLGTEFSLSQFQTISDKLQVGFQGSLPLTKFVEAGFLQTCESNRLPGYRFTQILLHDAAYETCLLHNRAIIHRCAAENLEERHKTGDDESTLQIAHHWRCADDGEKTIEWGLQAIKIHAEFYQLDDALYWSEEVIKRLSTLEQSRRTDDLHYRALFPIFSLLLLHGKLDEYQNTIETMYELSVKNHWDDRRAASMCSLATLIERKGNHTHSISLLHEAIEISRKVHNSVIEVQALNDLGTVYLAQQQYSQAEQYFLQANTIARENQLNSQLATTLTNLGVIHRNRGNFEESLRCNREALSLALKLNNRKLKALLLLNLANVEYSLTHIEESYQLFMQALTILRDIGNKQQEAITLSNLGYLRFEQGGYDEAEALYLSSLRLTQEIHAPLNEANVLTNMGLLYRQIGQLEQAISVYGNVTQLIEKNQFLESAFSDYLLLRDELLEEGVAGERLPMPTNWL is encoded by the coding sequence ATGGAAGATTGGACAACACAACTCCAAGCCGATTTAGCGAAACTCACCGAAACGATTACCATCGCTCCTGCGAAAACCGCTGTCCTCCTCCCCGGAGAGCGGCGCGACGTAGCGATTCTCTTTCTCGATATCAAAGGGTTTACCGCACTCTCCGAAACAATGGATCATGAAATGGTTCATAAGGTTATCGGCGGGGTAATGGTTGCGCTCTCGCGCGTGGTAGAAGGGTTTGGCGGTTACGTCGATAAATACGAAGGCGACCTGATCATGGCGCTGTTCGGTGCGAAAGTAACCAGCGAGCACGATTGCCAACGGGCTGTAAGTTGCGCATTACAGATGCAGGCAACGATACAGGATATCGGCAAGATTCTGCTTTCCAAAGGAATCGAACTCGGCGCGCGGATTGGGATTAATTATGGGACAGTAACGGTTGGTCCCGACCCTTCCGGACACTTCACGGCGATGGGCGACGAAGTAAATCTCGCTTCACGGATGGAATCGAATGCCGAAGTCAACACCGTTCTGGTTACTGAGCAAGTATACCAAATCTGCCAACTATGGTTTCACTGGACAGATTTAGGATTCATCACGGTGAAGGGGAAGCGGGAACCGGTTCACGTGTACCGTCCGATCCAACTAATAGAGCCACAAAAACTTACTTCAGCTTCATCGATTCGACAACAATCCATTCCGATGTTCGGCCGCGATGGTCTACTCGAAGAGTCAATTCAAAGGCTTTTACACTACCCATTAACTGAATGTACAGAGCAGTTCTCATCGGCTGGTTGTCGTATCCTGTTCTTCTGCGGAGATGCCGGTATCGGGAAAACTCGAATGTTGCAAGAAATCTTCCGGGGAATTCCAGCCGGTCACTTTCGAATTGTTACAACCACTACTCGTTCATTTGCCCAACCACCGTTTTGGATTTGGCAGGATGTACTTAGGCAGTTGTTTGATTTCGATGGAACTGAACACGGGTTCCTGTCAGCATGGGAGTGTCTTGGCGACCACCAAGCAGTCCTGTCCTCTGCAAAGCCCTTCATAGCGACTCTGCTTGGCTTAACTGATGATACTATATCGAGTATCGATCCAGCGGTTCGCTACCAAAATACGCTTTATTCGCTCCGCGATGTGATGGTAGCATTTGCCGACACGCAACTTCCTCTGCTCATTTCCATCGATGATTATCAGTGGATCGATAGCGCTTCGCGAGAAGTGTTTCAAGTTTTACGAGAGACATTCCGCTCGAAGCAAGCCATGCAATTCATCGTAACTACCCGGAATCAATCCGATAGTAACGATTTCAGTGATAAGACGGATACCTCAGAATCGCAAAAGTTGTTTCATCGAATTGATTTGTTACCAATCTCCGAACCGGAATCGAAACAACTCGCTGAGTTTGTGTTAGAACAATCAACAATCGAAGTTCCGCAGAATAATCGAAACCGGTTGTTGGAAACAATCACTAAGAAATCGCAAGGGAATCCCTATTTCGTCACTGAGCTTTGTTACCACCTGCTTTCTCAAGAAACACCACCAAGTAAAATACAAACGACGACATCGCCAGAACCGCATGCGATACCGGCAACATTAAGTACACTGCTACGAACACGCATTGATCAAATGCCGGCGCAAGAGCGAAGTTGCTTGCAGTTTTGTTCGGTGTTGGGAACCGAATTTTCGTTAAGCCAGTTTCAAACGATTTCGGATAAACTACAAGTCGGTTTTCAGGGTTCACTCCCTCTTACAAAGTTTGTCGAAGCAGGATTTCTTCAAACTTGTGAATCAAACCGCCTTCCAGGTTATCGCTTCACTCAAATTTTACTGCACGACGCCGCCTATGAAACGTGTTTATTGCACAATCGCGCGATTATTCATCGTTGTGCAGCTGAGAATTTAGAAGAACGACACAAAACGGGCGACGATGAATCAACTTTACAAATCGCCCACCATTGGCGGTGTGCCGATGATGGCGAAAAGACTATTGAGTGGGGTCTACAAGCAATTAAAATTCATGCCGAGTTTTATCAACTGGATGATGCGCTTTACTGGTCTGAGGAAGTTATAAAAAGACTATCAACATTAGAGCAATCGCGGCGAACAGACGATTTACACTATCGCGCACTTTTTCCCATTTTCAGTCTACTCCTATTACACGGTAAGCTTGATGAGTATCAGAATACGATTGAAACGATGTATGAACTATCCGTCAAGAACCATTGGGATGACCGAAGAGCCGCATCGATGTGCTCGTTGGCAACCCTGATCGAACGGAAAGGAAATCACACTCATTCAATTAGTTTGTTGCACGAGGCAATCGAAATTTCACGAAAAGTTCATAATTCTGTTATCGAAGTACAAGCTTTGAATGATTTAGGAACTGTTTATTTAGCACAACAGCAGTATTCGCAAGCGGAGCAGTATTTTCTACAAGCGAACACCATCGCACGTGAGAACCAACTGAATTCACAGCTTGCAACTACATTAACAAATCTCGGTGTGATACACCGGAATCGCGGAAACTTCGAGGAAAGTCTTCGCTGCAACCGAGAAGCATTATCGTTAGCTCTGAAATTGAACAACCGAAAGTTAAAAGCGTTGTTGTTACTCAATTTGGCAAATGTCGAATACTCTCTTACCCACATCGAAGAATCCTACCAATTGTTTATGCAGGCTCTTACAATTCTACGCGACATCGGTAACAAACAACAAGAGGCTATCACACTTAGCAATTTGGGCTATTTACGATTCGAGCAAGGGGGTTATGACGAAGCCGAAGCGCTTTACCTATCTTCGCTGCGGCTGACCCAAGAAATTCACGCTCCGTTAAACGAGGCGAATGTACTTACGAATATGGGACTACTGTACCGACAGATCGGACAACTTGAACAAGCGATTTCTGTTTACGGGAACGTTACGCAGCTCATCGAAAAGAACCAGTTTTTAGAGAGCGCTTTTAGCGATTATTTGTTGTTACGGGATGAGTTACTCGAGGAAGGGGTCGCCGGAGAACGGTTACCAATGCCGACAAACTGGTTGTAA
- the tilS gene encoding tRNA lysidine(34) synthetase TilS yields MLYCKGVPENALLAVSGGGDSMALLYMMTEQKIPFAVGHIQHGETIPQIAAAELVELTARKLQLPYHVKAVSAPSRGGSGYEAKARKLRYQAFSEWIIQFGYTAVATAHTLDDVAETVAIATYRKQGIVALAGIPENRTIQISPGTTTQVVRPLINYLRQELRDWLESRNLEWFEDPTNLDPTYGLRNRIRYEWSKLSPLEYAAKISQQLQIANSAHRRIVIAEEIVNESWKHVAELHRNEVRLPTPWLRSLDSDALQMALVRIVRHLGQEAGGLPGGHRRQWEHLLNVGGWGTVGSLGKTLAYRITKRQCWIYKVSG; encoded by the coding sequence ATGCTATATTGCAAGGGAGTTCCTGAGAATGCTTTGCTCGCTGTTTCCGGCGGTGGTGACAGTATGGCGTTACTGTACATGATGACTGAGCAGAAAATTCCGTTTGCGGTCGGGCACATCCAACATGGGGAAACGATTCCACAGATAGCTGCCGCTGAATTGGTCGAATTAACGGCACGGAAGTTACAACTGCCTTATCATGTAAAAGCTGTATCAGCGCCGAGTCGTGGGGGTTCCGGTTACGAGGCAAAAGCCCGAAAGTTGCGCTACCAAGCGTTTAGCGAATGGATAATACAATTCGGGTATACTGCGGTCGCCACCGCGCATACGCTGGATGATGTAGCCGAAACCGTAGCCATCGCCACATATCGTAAACAGGGCATTGTAGCCTTAGCAGGAATACCGGAGAATCGGACAATCCAGATTTCCCCGGGGACTACGACCCAGGTTGTTCGACCGTTAATAAATTATCTGCGACAGGAGTTGCGCGATTGGCTGGAAAGCCGCAATTTGGAATGGTTTGAGGATCCAACGAACCTTGATCCCACTTATGGGTTGCGGAACCGGATTCGTTACGAATGGAGTAAGCTGTCGCCCCTAGAGTATGCTGCAAAGATTTCCCAGCAGCTCCAAATCGCCAATTCTGCACACCGGCGGATTGTCATTGCAGAGGAAATCGTTAACGAAAGCTGGAAACATGTCGCAGAACTACACCGGAATGAGGTGCGCTTACCGACACCGTGGCTAAGGTCGCTTGATTCCGATGCGTTACAAATGGCACTTGTCAGAATCGTACGCCATTTAGGACAGGAGGCCGGCGGCTTACCGGGGGGACATCGTCGGCAATGGGAACACCTCCTGAATGTGGGCGGGTGGGGAACAGTGGGATCGCTCGGTAAAACGTTAGCGTACCGGATAACCAAGCGACAATGCTGGATCTATAAGGTTTCCGGGTGA
- the accD gene encoding acetyl-CoA carboxylase, carboxyltransferase subunit beta — protein sequence MTWFKREKEGIAGDAPKRETPDGLWVKCDGCGEILFKKAVAKNEHVCPKCDYHFRLSAERYFELLSPDEVPVEIQFNVHPQDPLGFVDTKKYSDRIVDLKKKTGLDDTLRVARGQMGSHGVVNAVMDFNYMGGSLGSVTGEIFARGVKICLEEQRAFLTVACSGGARMQEGALALMQLAKMSAWLTKLADAKLPFISILTNPTTGGTSASFAMLGDVIVAEPGAVIGFAGARVIKQTIGQDLPPGFQRSEFLLEHGFVDRVVHRKDLAKHCTRILDGLMV from the coding sequence ATGACTTGGTTTAAACGCGAAAAGGAAGGAATCGCTGGTGATGCACCGAAGCGTGAGACCCCAGATGGTTTGTGGGTGAAGTGCGACGGCTGCGGCGAGATTCTTTTCAAGAAAGCGGTTGCCAAAAACGAGCACGTTTGTCCGAAATGCGATTATCATTTCCGGTTGTCGGCGGAACGTTACTTTGAGTTACTATCCCCTGACGAAGTTCCGGTGGAAATTCAATTTAACGTACATCCTCAAGACCCGTTGGGATTTGTCGATACAAAGAAGTATTCCGACCGGATTGTCGATCTGAAAAAGAAAACCGGACTCGATGATACGTTGCGGGTAGCCCGTGGTCAGATGGGTTCTCATGGCGTTGTAAATGCTGTGATGGATTTTAACTATATGGGTGGTTCGCTCGGTAGCGTAACCGGTGAGATCTTTGCCCGCGGTGTAAAAATCTGTTTGGAAGAGCAACGGGCATTTTTAACAGTTGCTTGTAGCGGCGGAGCGCGGATGCAGGAAGGCGCATTAGCGCTGATGCAGTTAGCGAAGATGAGTGCATGGCTGACCAAGTTAGCCGATGCCAAACTTCCATTTATTAGCATCCTGACCAACCCCACTACGGGCGGAACCAGCGCGAGCTTTGCAATGCTGGGCGATGTCATTGTTGCCGAACCGGGTGCTGTGATTGGCTTTGCCGGTGCCCGCGTTATCAAGCAGACGATTGGACAGGATTTACCACCGGGATTCCAACGCAGCGAATTCTTACTGGAACACGGTTTTGTTGATCGCGTAGTTCATCGCAAGGACTTAGCGAAACACTGTACCCGGATCCTCGATGGCTTGATGGTGTAA
- the rsgA gene encoding ribosome small subunit-dependent GTPase A, with product MRKSSPAKKSIAKTPSKDELTGLVIQRAGDRLIVNTDAGLFLCSGRKRFRYFHETTGGVLVGDNVSITVTDTYPEKTASGVVGEGGIRSVVERRNAFLRGDPFNPSQPMGIAANIDRIIVIGAVYEPSTSFGLIDRLLVGAEASGVEKIVLVWNKIDLLEDGEKFVKSDFYQEYQSIGYPVIGVSAATGAVSPLLKNIESGRSLLLGASGVGKSTLLNCLIPGLQLTTNPISEATGKGVHTTTVARMLTLPSGAEIIDTPGVRSLTLVGITNEYVQFFPEFREFMGKCKYSNCSHIDDAGCAIRAAMDAGVIREFRYNSFRDLTLNES from the coding sequence ATGCGTAAATCCTCACCGGCAAAAAAAAGTATCGCAAAAACACCGAGCAAGGATGAACTCACTGGTTTGGTGATACAACGCGCTGGCGACCGGCTGATCGTGAATACCGACGCCGGTCTTTTTCTTTGTTCTGGACGGAAACGGTTCCGGTACTTTCACGAAACCACCGGTGGTGTTTTGGTCGGCGACAATGTTTCGATTACGGTTACGGATACCTACCCCGAGAAAACTGCCAGTGGAGTGGTAGGCGAGGGGGGGATTCGCTCGGTGGTCGAACGGAGAAATGCATTTCTTCGCGGCGATCCATTTAATCCATCGCAACCGATGGGTATCGCAGCCAACATCGATCGCATTATTGTAATCGGAGCCGTTTACGAACCGTCGACTTCCTTTGGTTTAATTGACCGACTGCTGGTAGGTGCAGAGGCGAGTGGCGTCGAGAAAATCGTTTTGGTTTGGAACAAAATCGACTTACTCGAGGATGGCGAGAAGTTTGTTAAATCCGACTTTTATCAAGAATATCAATCAATTGGGTATCCCGTCATTGGTGTTTCCGCTGCAACCGGAGCGGTGTCGCCATTACTGAAAAACATCGAATCGGGACGGTCGTTGCTCCTCGGAGCGTCCGGGGTCGGAAAATCGACGTTACTCAATTGTTTGATACCTGGGTTGCAGTTAACGACCAATCCAATCTCGGAAGCTACCGGGAAAGGTGTACATACGACGACCGTTGCCAGGATGTTAACCTTACCTTCCGGAGCTGAGATTATCGATACCCCCGGGGTAAGAAGTTTAACGTTAGTGGGCATCACAAATGAGTATGTACAGTTCTTTCCAGAGTTTCGCGAATTCATGGGGAAATGCAAATACTCCAATTGCAGTCACATCGACGATGCCGGATGCGCAATACGGGCGGCAATGGATGCCGGTGTCATCCGGGAGTTCCGGTACAACTCTTTCCGCGACTTAACGTTGAATGAATCCTAA
- a CDS encoding cyclic nucleotide-binding domain-containing protein, which produces TLQDDDERNKSLARLRADMNIVVGETSLFDDGRRTATVRAVTDVTLGCITRIDLMRHCQHHPEFGYRIFYNMGKILSKRLANANINMLKISTAFVLALERGR; this is translated from the coding sequence ATACCCTTCAAGACGATGATGAACGGAATAAATCGCTTGCTCGACTGCGAGCCGATATGAACATCGTCGTTGGTGAGACCAGTTTGTTTGACGATGGTCGCCGTACCGCTACCGTTCGCGCAGTCACTGACGTAACATTAGGGTGCATTACCCGCATCGATTTAATGCGGCATTGCCAGCACCATCCGGAGTTCGGATACCGAATATTCTACAACATGGGTAAAATTCTGAGTAAGCGATTAGCTAATGCGAACATCAATATGCTTAAAATTTCAACTGCATTTGTACTCGCTTTAGAACGCGGCAGATAA
- the folP gene encoding dihydropteroate synthase produces the protein MRLFNGEIIDLKTKAHIMGILNVTPDSFSDGGEFDQLTLAHRHAEKLVAEGADWIDVGGESTRPGAEPIPVATELERVLPVIRSIRSIPGIRISVDTRNSETARLALQEGAVFVNDVSGGLHDPEMLPMLAKTQSPCCIMHMRGNPSTMRSHSEYSNVVQEVTNELMERVATALSLGIQPEQIVVDPGIGFAKTPEQSFLIISQLKQLCRLGFPVLIGASRKRLLMLVSDAPPRERLGGSIALALIAVQNCAAIVRVHDVAATVQAIRTWEFVKRFAQS, from the coding sequence ATGAGACTATTCAACGGGGAAATCATCGACCTCAAGACCAAAGCCCATATTATGGGTATTCTAAATGTTACTCCCGACAGCTTTTCCGATGGTGGTGAATTTGACCAACTCACATTGGCACATCGACATGCCGAAAAACTGGTCGCAGAAGGTGCCGATTGGATCGATGTCGGTGGAGAATCGACTCGACCCGGAGCTGAACCGATTCCTGTTGCAACTGAGCTTGAGCGGGTACTACCTGTTATCCGGTCGATTCGCTCTATCCCAGGTATTCGCATATCCGTCGACACCCGAAATTCGGAAACAGCGCGGTTAGCATTACAGGAAGGTGCTGTTTTTGTAAACGATGTTAGTGGCGGATTGCACGACCCGGAAATGCTGCCGATGCTTGCAAAGACCCAATCCCCCTGTTGCATCATGCACATGCGGGGAAATCCTAGTACGATGCGTTCCCATTCCGAATACTCTAATGTAGTACAAGAAGTAACCAATGAATTGATGGAGCGGGTAGCCACTGCATTGTCGTTGGGTATTCAACCGGAGCAAATTGTGGTAGATCCCGGAATCGGGTTTGCAAAAACACCGGAGCAATCCTTTCTAATTATTTCGCAGTTAAAACAATTATGTAGGTTAGGTTTCCCGGTATTGATAGGTGCATCCCGCAAACGCTTACTTATGTTGGTTTCTGATGCGCCCCCGCGAGAGCGTCTGGGTGGCTCGATTGCATTGGCGTTAATTGCTGTCCAGAATTGTGCTGCTATCGTTCGGGTTCACGACGTTGCAGCAACGGTACAGGCTATCCGGACGTGGGAGTTCGTCAAACGTTTTGCGCAATCTTAA
- a CDS encoding GTP cyclohydrolase I has protein sequence MSDLNKSRITAAAKELLAGCGIADDDDLSATPARVAGFYSEFFQHLHEPPPNLPLYPVTRARSETIALHGIPFYSLCSHHLLPFFGTISVAYQPNTDWVLGFSGVVHIVNYYANRPTLQETLATAVVNDIAQRFLKTNPEAPPPFVYAEVNARQLCMEMRGVRTSGIDVITSAQSGSPVTDWVVHAKSLFTRS, from the coding sequence GTGAGTGACTTGAATAAATCCCGGATCACTGCAGCCGCGAAGGAATTGCTGGCTGGCTGTGGAATTGCGGATGATGACGATTTATCGGCAACCCCAGCTCGGGTTGCCGGATTTTACTCCGAGTTTTTCCAGCATCTCCACGAACCACCGCCGAATTTGCCTTTGTATCCGGTAACTCGCGCCCGCAGTGAAACGATTGCTTTGCATGGTATCCCGTTTTACTCCCTCTGTTCCCATCACTTGTTACCGTTTTTCGGTACGATCTCAGTTGCCTATCAACCCAATACCGATTGGGTACTTGGGTTTTCTGGTGTCGTCCATATCGTAAATTATTACGCGAACCGGCCGACGTTACAGGAAACGCTTGCCACGGCGGTTGTGAACGATATCGCTCAACGGTTTCTCAAGACGAATCCGGAAGCCCCCCCACCTTTTGTTTATGCCGAAGTGAATGCCAGGCAACTCTGTATGGAAATGCGCGGAGTGCGCACCAGCGGAATTGATGTGATTACATCCGCCCAGTCCGGTTCGCCAGTCACCGATTGGGTTGTGCATGCGAAGTCGCTCTTCACTCGGAGTTAA